One window of Campylobacter avium LMG 24591 genomic DNA carries:
- the hemN gene encoding oxygen-independent coproporphyrinogen III oxidase: protein MRDYKAFTRFSKAGPRYTSYPTAVEFNTSFSYDDYISRLRSLDKELSLYFHLPFCRSACYFCGCNVIYTAKEELKSRYIDFLFKELDILKNTINTEQKVIQLHFGGGTPTFFSAAYLEKLIKKIKSTFTNFDENAELSCEIDPRFLNEEQAQLLCNEGFNRISFGVQDFDERVQKEIHRIQSFELSKNAIQMMRDRGIKSINIDLIYGLPYQNLQSFAKTLDKVMLLNPDRLAIFNYAHVPWLKKNMRKFDESTLPSPDEKLEILEYCEKFLTKNSYKMIGMDHFAKEDDELFKALKNGSLHRNFQGYTTKGGAALIGVGLTSIGDGGNYYAQNYKDMKAYEEAILNGKLPFEKGIVLHDDDMLRKKVIMSLMSNFYLNIKDIEDKFKINFWQYFEDALKQLEEYKDFYDIKDKEIFVNETGVLLIRNIAMCFDAYMYKFSDDKKVFSKTV from the coding sequence ATGAGAGATTATAAGGCCTTTACTCGCTTTTCCAAAGCAGGACCTAGATACACATCTTATCCCACTGCTGTTGAATTTAATACCTCTTTTAGCTATGATGATTACATATCAAGGCTTCGTTCCTTGGATAAAGAATTATCGCTTTATTTTCATCTTCCCTTTTGTAGGTCTGCTTGTTATTTTTGCGGTTGCAATGTCATATACACGGCTAAAGAGGAGCTTAAAAGTAGATACATCGACTTTTTATTTAAAGAGCTTGATATACTAAAAAATACCATAAACACCGAACAAAAGGTCATACAGCTTCATTTTGGTGGCGGCACTCCAACCTTTTTTTCAGCTGCTTATCTTGAAAAACTTATAAAAAAGATAAAATCCACTTTCACAAATTTTGATGAAAATGCTGAGCTTAGCTGCGAGATTGACCCAAGATTTTTAAACGAGGAGCAAGCCCAGCTTCTTTGCAACGAAGGCTTTAACAGGATAAGCTTTGGCGTGCAAGATTTTGACGAAAGAGTGCAAAAAGAAATTCACAGAATTCAAAGCTTTGAGCTTAGCAAAAACGCTATACAAATGATGAGAGATAGGGGCATAAAGTCCATAAATATAGACCTTATCTACGGGCTTCCTTATCAAAATTTGCAAAGTTTTGCTAAAACCTTGGACAAGGTCATGCTATTAAATCCCGATAGGCTTGCTATATTTAACTACGCTCATGTTCCTTGGCTTAAAAAAAATATGAGAAAATTTGATGAAAGCACACTGCCAAGCCCTGATGAAAAACTTGAAATTTTGGAGTATTGCGAGAAATTCTTGACAAAAAATTCTTACAAGATGATAGGAATGGACCATTTTGCAAAAGAAGATGATGAGTTATTTAAGGCTCTTAAAAATGGAAGTTTGCATAGGAATTTTCAAGGATACACAACAAAGGGCGGTGCAGCCTTAATAGGCGTAGGACTTACGAGCATTGGAGACGGGGGCAATTATTACGCTCAAAATTACAAGGATATGAAAGCTTATGAAGAGGCTATTTTAAATGGTAAATTGCCCTTTGAAAAGGGAATTGTATTACATGATGATGATATGCTAAGAAAAAAAGTTATCATGTCTTTGATGTCGAATTTTTACTTAAATATAAAAGATATAGAGGATAAATTTAAGATAAATTTTTGGCAATATTTTGAGGATGCTTTAAAGCAGCTGGAGGAATACAAGGACTTTTACGATATAAAAGATAAGGAAATTTTTGTAAATGAAACCGGGGTTTTGTTGATTAGAAACATAGCTATGTGTTTTGATGCTTATATGTATAAATTTAGCGATGATAAAAAAGTATTTTCAAAGACTGTGTAA
- the ribA gene encoding GTP cyclohydrolase II, translated as MDIKVSELANLPTKLGMFKVQSFKEGEKEHLCIMSKDLGDVVNVRIHSECLTGDALLSLKCDCGAQLEYALKYIQEHGGLVIYLRQEGRGIGLLNKINAYALQDKGLDTIEANLKLGFKADERKYDVVDFILDYYKIKAINLITNNPLKINSLKVEVKKRIPIKISSNEFNQDYLKIKEEKMGHLS; from the coding sequence ATGGACATAAAAGTATCAGAACTTGCAAATTTACCTACTAAATTAGGAATGTTTAAGGTGCAAAGTTTTAAAGAGGGCGAGAAAGAGCATTTGTGCATAATGAGTAAAGATTTAGGAGATGTTGTAAATGTTAGAATTCACTCAGAATGCCTAACAGGAGACGCTTTGCTATCTTTAAAATGCGACTGTGGTGCCCAACTTGAGTATGCTTTAAAATACATACAAGAACACGGCGGCTTGGTAATTTACCTAAGGCAAGAGGGCAGGGGCATAGGATTGTTAAATAAAATCAATGCCTATGCCTTGCAAGATAAGGGCTTAGATACCATAGAAGCAAATTTAAAACTTGGCTTTAAGGCAGATGAAAGAAAGTACGATGTGGTGGATTTTATCTTAGATTATTACAAGATAAAGGCTATAAATTTGATAACAAACAATCCTTTAAAAATCAATAGCCTAAAAGTAGAGGTAAAAAAGAGAATTCCTATAAAAATTTCTTCAAATGAATTTAACCAAGATTATTTAAAGATAAAAGAAGAAAAAATGGGGCATTTATCTTGA
- the hemB gene encoding porphobilinogen synthase, which translates to MFKRFRRLRFNENLRLMLKETSLEIRDFIYPLFVVRGEGVKNEISSMPGVFQMSLDNILKECEELQELGIKAIILFGVLESEEKDSIGSEALDDDSLIASSIREIKKKFPNLFVISDLCFCEYTEHGHCGIINPKTKTVDNDATLEISAKQALVHARAGVDMIAPSGMMDGIIHTLREALDTNGFENLPIMSYSTKFASAYYGPFREVAGSSPSYGDRKTYQMDFANAKEALLESLEDELQGADILMIKPALAYLDIVKELSLNTKLPICVYNVSGEYALLKAGEKAGVIDYEKVLLESMIAFKRAGAKLIISYHAKEVAKLLKDNL; encoded by the coding sequence ATGTTTAAAAGATTTAGAAGGCTTAGATTTAATGAAAATTTAAGACTTATGTTAAAAGAAACTAGCCTAGAAATACGAGATTTTATATATCCTTTATTTGTGGTAAGAGGCGAAGGCGTGAAAAACGAAATTTCATCCATGCCCGGCGTGTTTCAAATGAGCTTAGATAATATCTTAAAAGAGTGCGAAGAATTGCAAGAATTAGGCATTAAGGCCATAATACTTTTTGGAGTTTTAGAAAGCGAAGAAAAAGATAGTATAGGAAGTGAAGCCTTAGATGATGATTCTTTGATAGCAAGCAGCATAAGAGAAATCAAAAAAAAGTTTCCAAACTTGTTTGTAATTAGCGATTTATGCTTTTGCGAATACACAGAACACGGGCACTGCGGCATAATAAATCCTAAAACAAAAACAGTTGATAATGACGCTACGCTTGAAATTTCAGCAAAACAAGCCTTAGTTCATGCAAGGGCTGGTGTTGATATGATAGCACCAAGCGGTATGATGGATGGCATTATACACACCTTAAGAGAGGCTTTAGATACTAACGGCTTTGAAAATTTGCCCATTATGTCGTATTCTACAAAATTTGCTTCGGCGTATTATGGTCCCTTTAGAGAGGTTGCTGGCTCAAGCCCTAGTTATGGAGACAGAAAGACATACCAAATGGACTTTGCAAATGCCAAAGAAGCCTTGCTTGAAAGCTTAGAAGATGAGTTGCAAGGTGCTGATATCTTGATGATAAAACCAGCACTTGCTTATCTTGACATTGTCAAAGAACTTAGCTTAAATACCAAGTTGCCAATCTGCGTTTATAATGTAAGCGGGGAATACGCCTTACTTAAGGCTGGAGAAAAAGCTGGTGTGATTGACTATGAAAAGGTGCTTTTAGAAAGTATGATAGCATTCAAAAGAGCTGGAGCAAAACTTATAATCTCGTATCACGCTAAGGAAGTAGCAAAACTTTTAAAGGATAACTTATGA
- the argF gene encoding ornithine carbamoyltransferase, producing the protein MRHFLSLKDYTKDEILELIKGAVNIKKEPRKLLVDKRLAMIFEKNSTRTRMAFELAITELGGKALFLSANDLQLSRGEPIKDTARVIGSMVDFVMLRVNKHETLLEFAKYSKAPVINALSDLYHPTQVLGDLLTIQEYKKEGKIAFVGDTNNMCNSWLIAASILGYELSVAYPENYKIAPEILDIVKENAKKSGAKIEFYNDKTKAIKGKDVVITDTWVSMGQESEKEKKLKDFKDFMIDKQAMSFANQGAILLHCLPAYRGYEVSEEIFEEHSEVIFNEAVNRLYVVKSLLCFLSSIKC; encoded by the coding sequence ATGAGGCATTTTTTAAGCTTGAAAGACTACACAAAAGATGAAATTTTAGAGCTAATCAAAGGTGCTGTAAATATAAAAAAAGAGCCTAGAAAACTGCTTGTAGATAAAAGATTGGCTATGATTTTTGAAAAAAATTCAACTAGAACAAGAATGGCTTTTGAGTTGGCCATAACAGAACTTGGAGGCAAGGCTTTGTTTTTGAGTGCAAACGACTTACAGCTAAGCAGGGGTGAGCCTATAAAGGATACGGCAAGGGTTATTGGCTCTATGGTTGATTTTGTCATGCTTAGGGTTAATAAGCACGAAACGCTTTTAGAATTTGCCAAATACTCAAAGGCACCTGTTATAAACGCACTTAGTGATTTGTATCATCCCACGCAAGTTTTAGGAGATTTGCTAACCATACAAGAGTATAAAAAAGAAGGCAAAATAGCTTTTGTAGGCGATACAAACAATATGTGTAATTCTTGGTTGATTGCCGCTTCTATCTTAGGATATGAACTTAGCGTTGCTTATCCTGAAAATTACAAGATAGCTCCTGAAATTTTAGACATAGTAAAAGAAAATGCTAAAAAAAGCGGAGCAAAAATAGAATTTTACAATGACAAAACAAAGGCCATAAAAGGCAAAGATGTTGTTATAACTGATACTTGGGTTTCTATGGGACAAGAAAGCGAAAAAGAGAAAAAGCTAAAAGACTTTAAAGACTTTATGATAGATAAACAGGCTATGTCTTTTGCAAACCAAGGCGCAATCTTGCTTCACTGTTTGCCAGCATACAGAGGCTACGAGGTAAGTGAGGAAATTTTTGAAGAACATAGCGAGGTGATTTTTAACGAAGCGGTAAATAGATTGTACGTGGTAAAATCTTTGCTTTGCTTTTTAAGCTCAATTAAATGTTAA
- a CDS encoding DUF2603 domain-containing protein — MKNNLVKSSTSIDKINEFSKSLGLKDNEKTVLEVVKSTDTTKLLNLRQGSYSNPEPWFIIDEDDKVHTILSIASLKDLLENVRELRKENFELRLEKAIFQRVPIDFNDVWLVAMDEIKKQMMKGVSDLSIDLDVLLEQIKKEHPNLFVDVNAFLAGKDENERL; from the coding sequence ATGAAAAACAATCTTGTAAAATCCTCAACTTCCATCGATAAGATAAATGAATTTAGCAAATCTTTAGGCTTAAAAGATAACGAAAAAACTGTGTTAGAGGTGGTAAAAAGCACTGATACTACAAAATTACTAAATTTAAGGCAGGGTTCTTACTCTAATCCCGAGCCTTGGTTTATCATAGATGAAGACGATAAGGTGCATACTATCTTATCCATCGCTAGTCTTAAGGATTTGCTAGAAAATGTTAGAGAATTAAGAAAAGAAAATTTCGAGCTAAGGCTTGAAAAGGCTATATTTCAACGAGTTCCTATAGATTTTAATGATGTATGGCTTGTGGCCATGGATGAGATTAAAAAACAGATGATGAAAGGTGTGAGCGATTTAAGCATAGATTTAGATGTTTTGTTAGAGCAGATTAAAAAAGAACATCCAAATTTATTTGTAGATGTAAATGCTTTTTTGGCAGGAAAAGACGAAAATGAGAGATTATAA
- the rsmG gene encoding 16S rRNA (guanine(527)-N(7))-methyltransferase RsmG — MNLSLIEQKSNFLKQLSTEKKDMFFSRILSYEKIFLAYQKVHNISGFKSLEKEILDSIKVLDFKDLTYAKNIVDVGSGAGFPAIFLAFLLEADFYLFEPNSKKNAFLFLLKSELKLKNLSIQKSKIQDSNLNIKADVISSRALMPVKELVNLCMNFCDKNTIFALYKGSKIKDELKGCENYELFSFEDKRIYCFLHALI; from the coding sequence TTGAATTTAAGCTTGATAGAGCAAAAATCAAATTTTTTAAAACAGCTAAGTACAGAAAAAAAAGATATGTTTTTTTCTAGGATACTTTCTTATGAAAAAATTTTTTTAGCCTATCAAAAAGTGCATAATATAAGCGGATTTAAGAGCTTAGAAAAAGAAATTCTAGATAGTATAAAAGTGCTTGATTTTAAGGATTTAACTTATGCCAAAAATATAGTAGATGTTGGCAGTGGAGCGGGCTTTCCTGCTATTTTTTTAGCCTTTTTACTGGAGGCTGATTTTTATTTATTTGAGCCAAATTCGAAAAAAAATGCCTTTTTATTTTTGCTAAAAAGTGAGTTAAAACTCAAAAATTTAAGCATACAAAAGAGTAAAATTCAAGATAGCAACTTAAACATAAAAGCCGATGTGATAAGCTCAAGAGCTTTGATGCCTGTTAAAGAGCTTGTAAATCTTTGTATGAATTTTTGTGATAAAAACACCATTTTCGCGCTTTATAAGGGCAGCAAGATAAAAGATGAGTTAAAAGGATGTGAAAACTATGAATTATTTAGCTTTGAGGATAAGAGAATTTATTGTTTTTTACACGCTCTTATCTAG